The Octopus sinensis linkage group LG22, ASM634580v1, whole genome shotgun sequence nucleotide sequence TTGCTTAGCAAATGGCAATACCGTCTCCCTTTGAAGTGGCATCTTGAAATCCtgagatatttttgttgttcgtgatgacttaaccctttcgttactgtatttactttgagatgctctgtgtttctttcaattattttaaatataacaaagaatttagtaaaatatcttcgttatcattaatctagtgttaggaacattaattgtgattaaggtttggtgaaagagtttaattcaaaacttatgaaaacaagacatttgtactacagagccagagccagttttggccaggttagtaacaaaagggttaagtgacTTAAGtaaaatctttctctctttctttctttctccctccctccttccttcctttccctctcttctgTTTCTCCTTGCTtcttgcccccctctctctcacacatattctACCGTTGTTTTTTCCCCGGCCCCTAAATGACATTCTTTCACATTATCTTCATTTTTTCCCTCTTGTTTTCTGCAGAGTATTGCCGCCAAGCAAAGTACACCTTTATCGATCGTCTGTTTGGAGGCCACCTAATCAGCACTGTCTCATGTGGCGTCTGCCAACATGTAAGTCTTTCAACTTTCTATTCCCACTCAATTTTCTACTCTTCATCTCCCACCCTAACATGGTGTGTTTTTGTATTCCGACTCCTTTGACTCTAACAATATGTCTCAAAGACTCAAGCAATATGATGACAAAACCTAGCATTTTCTAAACAGTGGTGGATTAAGTTCTACAAAGATGAATGAAAGATGATTCTTAATTCTgaataaaataggcgcaggagtggctgtgtggtaagtagcttgcttaccaaccacatggttcagggttcattcccactgcatggcaccttgggtaagtgtcttctacagtaggcTTGGGCCGACcagaagccttgtgggtggatttggtagacggaaactgaaagaagcctgtcgtatacatgtatatgtagttgCCAAGTCTTCCTTCATCTCTTTATGACAACTTTTAGGCCAAAACTTAGAACTGACTTCCTGCTATATGCATGTTGTTTTACATCTTTCTTTGTTGACGAAGGGAGATTACTTgtacttatatctctatatatataaacagcaaaatgtctgtctgtgtgtgtgtatcctttatacaaatccacaatttttcagttagagggctcgtactttctatggtcattcaaaaccgtccaagggtggtcgtgcacatctttacatttccccagtcaccccgtaagccattaaaaaaatcaatagaagtgactttttggtgaattttctatccaaaacccaatcaaaatgcctgaaacttgatacgccaattgtatgccagctagctgtatgtgattggtcagagatttggacagtactcgcgtgtatgtgtgcacgcacacagctgtatatgcatgcactagcactatgacccggcgttgccgggtcatagtgctagtgtaattataattgaatttagtaaaataaacgagaaccaaacaaaaatatctttgGAATTAATTCTTTGACACTTCTCCACAACTTGTATTTGATGACGTTTGTCATTTTACCAACTGCAAGTAGTGAAAGAAATTAGTTTTAAATGAAAAACACTCACATGTCACTTACAACATGTTaggttaatttaaatatattatctctgggggggggggaatatatCATCAAGAACAGAAGAAGATATCCAACAAACCATACAtttgtatcttttactttctcttcttttcctgccTTAATGAATccccattttgtttttgtctttcagatGTCTcaaatatttgaaccatttctggATCTTTCTCTGCCTGTGATTGAAGAAAAGGTAAgtagtctgtctgtgtctgtctgtctgtctctctctctctctctgtctctctctctctctctctctctctctctctctcacacacacacacacaaacccactctCATGTGAACTAATATCTCTGTTAAATTCAGAAAAAATTTCTGCAAGAACTAATCAATGCTTTATTGATCTATTTTTAGCCTCTTCGACCAAACCTGTCAGTTGGAACTAAGAAGAAGGATTCTGCAAATGGTTATTCTCATGAAACGGCACCAGTAGTGGAGAATGTTGCCAAGCCTATGAGTAAATATGCTGAACGCAAGTTGAAGAGAcagaccaagaaagaaaaggTAAGTTTGCTGTTGTGAcaatccagctgtgaccatcctgtcttatagGGGTTGTGTAATGCTacattatttagtgtgtgtgtgtgtgttttattttgaaGACAATAATGTGATGCGAGAGAGATTTGGCCATTATTTTAGTAGGTTGAATGAGGAATCATGCAATGATTCTTTCATTAATTCaagacatttgttgttgtttagcccaggtTAGCCCTCTGTGGAGAGAACTATTATTAGAAACACTCCAATTGTGACCCtctcatttatttttgaaatggtATTTGGAGGGTAACATTAATCaatggcatttttttttcataagacaAGATGTaaattgaaggagatttggttgctatttctagcttcaGTTACTGTGTATGTTCCATTGTCACAGATAAGCCCAAGACCACTCTGATTGGGCAGATCTGTCAGCAAAActattccagccataaccattccATGTTTTTCAGGCATTGTGTACCCtggactgcattatctaatgtgtctgttTAAGATGGTTGAGTGGTGGAGTATGATTTGAGGAtagtttggctgctatctctagaaAGTTGAATGACCACATAGCAGCTTCCATATTAGATCTGATGATAATAACTGTGCCCTGACAGCCTTGAAATAAAATGGTCTGGGTAGGGGttcgtggctgtgtagtaagatgcttgcttctcaaccagaaggttctaggttcagtcctagaACTGGCACGTGGTGTGATGTGACACAGGTAGTCTCAGTGTCTCCGGTTAAAGATGCTTAATCCTTTCCCTTGTGCCCCCAGCTCCAGCTGTTATCTCTCTCTAATGTCCCCTGTTAGAGATGTTTAAGCCCCCTTCCTTGATGTCCCCATCTGTTGATGCTTAATCCCTTCACTGTCTGCAGTTTTAGTCATTTATCCCCTCCCCCTCTCAATGCCCCCAGTTATTAATGTTTAACCTCATCCCCCAATGTCCCCAGCTCTGGCTGTTATCTCTCCCCAGTTAGAGATGTTTAACCCCCTTCCTTGATGCCCCCTCCCCACCTGTTGATTCTTAAACTCTTCATTGTCCCCAGTTAAACATTTACCCCCTACCCCAGTGTCCCCAGTTATTCTTTTGttctgttcttttacttgtttcagtcatctgactgtggccatgctggagcaccgctttgaagggttttagttgaactaatcaaccctgggacttattgctttttaaagcctagtacttattctattggtctcttttgctgaactgttatggggatgtaaacaccccaacactggctgtcaggtggtgatggagggacaaacacaagcacaaaaacacacacacacacatgatgggcttctttcagtctccatctaccaaatccactcacaaggctttggtcggcccaaggctaagatagaagacacttgcccaaggtgccacacagtgggactgaacctagaaccttctagttgggaagcaagcatcttagtACACAACCACGAATCCCTACCCACTGTCCATTCTAtagaactctttactcttttacttgtttcagtcatgtgactggccatgcttgagcaccgcctttagtcgagcaaattgaccccaggacttattctttggaagccttgtacttattctatcggatctctttggccgaaccgctaagttacgggggacgtaaacacaccagcacaggttgtcaagtgatattggggagacaaacacagacatacaaacacatacacacacacacacacacacaaacatatgtatatatatatatatacgatgggctacttttcagtttccatctaccaaatccactcacaaggctttggttggcccgaggatatagtagaagacactttcccaaggtgctacgcagtgggattgaacctggaaccatgtggttagtaagcaagctacttaccacacagccacttctgcgcctattttGATGAAAAAGTCTACAACTCTTCTACAATCTTTGATTTCTTCaaatctgtttctgtttttttttatattttttttcactcttttttttcactctttttcagCGTAAGATGAATAAAGCTCGGAACCAATTGAGTCAGTTGTCGCTCGAAGAGAAGACCGAAGCTGAGGGGAACGAGAGCAAATGTGAGCAAGAGAAGGCCAATAACGAAGAGGATGAGAATGGAGaggatgaggaagaagaggaggaggaagttgaGAATGAGAAAGAATCCCAAGAGAAAGCAGAAGAGACGAGGAGTAATTGTAAAGAAGATACTTCTGGTAAGCCATAGTGTTCCATTCATTGGTTTTGTACATtgacctgctagaattagcagctaaatttcaCTCAAATGACACTTATTATTTAACAAGACACCTGTACTGTTTCCACCCTGTCATACTTCGGTCTCTCAACATCTAGCATAAACCACCTTCCTCCCTCTTGAATACTTATCTCCACCCATTGAGTCAAggaggcttcttctagtttcctttTTTCCTGTTCTTGCTTTGTAAGTTTGTTTGGTGACAGATGGAAGACAGATGctaaacaataatatcaatgatgatatgtgtgtgtatattttatatttaaaataataataataataataataatgaaattattgtatacagtgctcaggtgcaccacaacttgtcagagtatatgcagtaatgtacaaatgtctggaaagcgaacagtgtatgagtcagatacatgcttgcgtgtgtatggaggggagaaaaatgTAGTGTTGGTGagtctcaggaagcatggaagtttcgaaggatgcagtgctccgacaactaacaactgatgccggcagtttgttccatgcttcagaaactcttagcatgaaaaaatgtttccgaaagtcatgggagctgtgctgttttctgactttgtaaacatgtccacaggtgttagacgggtggaatttgaaaaggtgctcagagttattgtttgtaagatggttgataattttatgggtgtctgccaagtcagctgccagacgtcggaatttctatgtgtccatgcccagggaagtgaggtgttcagaatatggcaaatgcttgatggagggtattcttttggttgcacgtcgctgaacggcttccagacaattgatatcctgggcaagataggggttccagactggtgatggaaattccaggtgaggtcgtatcatagctatataaagccgcagatagatagtcggagagcggctcaggacttggtgagtgatgccaagacaccctcagccttcttgacaattttagcgatgtgtttttaggaacggcatccagccatagaaaccttgccaaaacagacattggagcttagTGCAGCTCTCTAGCTTACCAGATCCTGTCGGACCATCCagtccatgctaccatggaaaattgttaaatggtgataataatgacatATTTGATATTATAGTTTTGGGTGGACTATTTCTGGAAGACAGCCTTTATGGGCATGGCTGGAATGGCTTCGATTAGAGGTTTACTCAGTCATAGCTAgtattttgggagggtcattatgccagtaataaacacatgcactggctctatctcacttcttttattatttatttgttgattGGTTAACTATTTAGCCAATGAATTAATCAATGTTTGATTAATCATCCACTTGATCAATCAATCAGTTGTGTTTGTTAAAGTCCTTTTGTCACTGTTTTCAACCTCATCAATCACATGCCCTCTCTGCTCCAGGCTGACAAACATGACTGATTGATTaactgaatgattaatcaaacaaatgattaatcaattgattaaatagttaaccaattgatgaataatgaagtgaaatgcaaacagtgtgtgtgtatttattggcataatgactctgcCAGGATACAATAAAATTTGGTACAACATGAGTTCACATCATGAATTTTGGACACCAAAAATGAAATGTGTAATTGAActttttaagaaaataatattaactgGTAATAATTATGAAGTTAGGGAGTAATGGGTGCAATTTTAATCATCATTCACTTTTCTAAGCTGGTATGTGTTGGATGTGACTTTTTAAGGCAATATTTTATGCCTGAATGCTCTTTCTGATGCCAACCttcaatgaataatattttgtattatgttgcaaaaaagaaaactttggaCATGTTTCTGTCTTATTATGATCTCATCAGAGTAGAgtacttttcattattatttctcctTGTTATAGATATTTCTAGCAAGCAACCATGTACATGAAACTTTATTGACTCAACATGGTAACTATACTACAACATTCACATGTTGTATTATGCTTACCACCAATTATTCATTTTGTACAAATGTCCAATCCATATTAGTGAAGgaataaagaaaactaaaatattaaaGCATTTTAGTATTAAATCACTTTGCCACCCAAAATATTTGTTCAATATTAATCGTTAAATgctgtttttatttaaatatttgaattgtCTCATTTTCACTGTCAGTTTATAcatttgatgtaatttttcagttgtgtgtgtgtgtgtgtgtgtgcgtgtgcgtgtggttttGGTGTAATTTTAAGActgggtgtgtgtacgtgtgtgtttagtgAGATTCTAacgttattttttcattttattcttttacctcttaATTTTTTGAAAGATGCAGATATTGAAGATAATATAGACAATGAAGGCAACCGTCTCCAAAATAAGGAGAACAGAAGTATATCAAAGAGTAAATTAGATGAAAGTTCTGGCTCTTTAAAGAAAGATTCGGAGAAGGATGAAGAATCTACCTTAAAAGAATCTATTAGTACAAACCATGTAGAAAATTCCTCAGTGGATTCTTTGCAACATCCACTGGAAACTCTAGACCAAAACGCTACATACTgtacagaaacaggaaatatagAGAATAAAATTAGTTATGAAACAAATCGGTTGCCCTCTCTAGAATTGAATGAAAATGTAATATCTCGGGGCAGCCTGGACAAAGATTCTAGTTTGAATGACATGGAAGAGGACAGCAATAGAATGGCTTCATTTGACACTTTCTCTTCCATGGAAATAGCAAATCATACAGATAGTTCCATCAAACCATCTTTCTCTGATGAGTTGGAGAAAGGAGCTATTGAAGCTTCGGAATCGGTGTCCAAATGCTTCAGTACTGAAACCTTACCGGAGGCGCCAGCCAAAATGGTATCCATTCACGAAGAAATACAGTGCGAAGGGGAGAACAACTCGCATGGTTTAGGCCATACTCTTAGTTCTGTGGCGACAAAATCGTCAATGTGTGTTGCTCAGATGTTATCAAACTGTAGCCAGGGCCCTCCACTCGCCCATCCAGAAGAAGGTGACCTCGACGATCTTGATGACAAAGAATATGTCAACATGAGTTCAATCAAACGCCAGGCGCAAGCCAAGTCTATGTCCACCCTAACACCTCGATCTCGTTTAACGACCCGCAAGTGCTCCATCTTGTCATCTTTACACCAGTTCACATCGGCAGAACTTCTAACGGGCAATAACAAAGTACGGTGTAAAAACTGCAGCCAGAGGAAAGAGAAACATTCTTCAAGTAACAGTAagttggtatttctgtttcttttacgtgatttttttaatgttttatctcttgtttcagtcattggactgcggccatgctggggcaccgccttgaagggtttttttttttactcgaacgaattgactctagtacttatatatttttaaaaccagatacttattctattggtctcttttaccaaaccatttTGAACTTTTCCTCTTGTTTCTTCCTTTTCCCCTTTTCAAacatcccttcttttttttttctttctttcatctctgTATTTTTTTCGTATTTTACTCTTTCAGTCCGTTATTCTCTATTATACCTTCCTTTAATCGTTGTTCAAGAaacattggttttttttttcctattgtttCTTGAGGATTTTTCCATAGTTTAGtattgactctgtgtgtgtgtgtgtgtgtgtgcataaaaactGGCCAGATAACAGAAGTGAGAGAATTTATGGTTATTCTATCCTTCAACACCTAcaaatacgtgcacacacactgaTAAATATAATTGTGCTGTGACAGAATGAACAGACTACACATCAGAATGTATCATGGCAATTCTTTGAACCCTTATCCTTATTATGATAGATATTTATAAGTTCATACTTGAACCGGAGTCTTTGCTGTTGAGCCTTGATTACTAAGTCTTTATCACTGAGCCTTTGTTACTGATTCTTTGAGCACAGTTATTTGTCACAGAGCCTTTGTTACTGAGTGTTTGTCTCTGAGCTTTCtatttaataaaagatattttggcTTCCATCTACTCAGTGAAgcaatattaaccctttcattactgtatttattttgagatgctctttgtttcattcaattactttaaatataacaaagaatttagtaaaataacttagttatcattcagctagtgttgggaagataaattgtgactaaggtttggtggtatattttaatgcaaaacttatgaaaacaagacatttgtactacagagccagaggcggttttggccaggttggtaatgaaagggttaatggctTTTTAAAAACCTTTCCAATAGTCAAAACCATATTTTATGTTCCAGTGAATACTTGTTAACATTCCATAAAAATCACAAACCACAAAATCAAAAATCTGTTTTCTTCAGAAGGGAACAAAACCCACCATCAACACAAAACTTCTTTTCCTCATCCACCTCCCAGCAACTTCCATTTTTTAGTTTTGTATAAGaacaactatctctctctctctctctctctctctctctctctcaatcaccatttattcatctctctctctctatttccagaAAAGGAAGCTATttacacaaatgccagtaagcagTTCCTTATATTTAGACCACCAGCCATTCTGACACTTCACCTGAAGAGATTTGAACAGGTAACCATGTCTTGTCATGCCTCCTACCCCTTTTCACCTGTGGCACTGTCATCACAGCTTTGGTCTTCATTCCATTCAATCTTTCATTCCTCTCCTTCACTCACAGAGTTCTTCCTGCTTCTCAATTACTTTTCTTATtccattgtgtgtgcatgtttgtttctaagcttgtttgtgtgcatttgtgtatgtgtgtgcatgcttatgtgtatgtggtagtatgtgtatgcatgtctgtgtgtatatgtatgcttgtgtgtgtctgtatttgtgtgtgtatttcatgttgctggtgaaggtgcatggctcagtggttagagcgttgagcttacgaccatgaggtggtgagtttgattcccagactgggtagtatgttcttgagcaagacgctttatttcatattgctccagttcactcagctactgaaatgagttgcgatgtcacaggtgccaagctgtatcagcctttgcctttcccttggacaacattggtggcatggagaagggaggttggtatgcatgggtgactgctggctctcacaaacaaccttgcctggacctgtgccttggaggggaactttctagatgcaatctcctggtcattcatgaccaaagagggtctttacccattatatgtgtgtgtgtatatatgtacatgcaagttcatgtgtgtatacatgtgctggcacacacacacacacacacactagatatatatgataggtttctttaagttcctgcctaccaaatcctcttaaaaggctttggtctcactgagactattgtagaagacacatgcccaaggtgctatgcagtgggattgaacctgggaccatgtggttctaTAGTCAGGTACAGGTACATTTGTGTGGATGTCTAAgggaatatatttatgtgtgaatataattATTTAGGTATgactttgcatatatgtattgtatttgtgtttatatttcctaatatatgtatattggtgtccatatgtgtatatacctgtttgtatatctgtattaattgtattaatatgTAAATCTTtggtgctttcttttttttttttgtttgagaaaCAGTTTGTTTTAATacaaccaaaatattttaaacatccaCTTGTTATATTCAGCAACTTTCAACCAAGTTTGTTTGAATTGAAAAACTCCTTTCCCCTGAATATCCATTGATCTCTGTTATTGACACCCCTCCCACCTTTGTTCATCACTCACTATTTCCACCCCTACATACCTCTGATCTCTGCTGGCAACTaataactgatgctggcagtctgttccatacctcagcaactctcagcatgaaaaaatgttttctaaagtcatgggagctgtgctgttttctgacgttgtaaacatgtccatgggtgttagacgggtggagtttgataaggtgctcagagttgttgtttgtaagatggttgataattttatgggtgtctgccaagtcagctgccagacgtcggagtttcaatgtgtatggaggggagaaaatcaagtgtagtgttggcgaatttcaggaagcatggaagttttgaaggatgctgtgctctgacaactaacaactgatgccggcagtttgttccatgcttcagcaactctcagcgtgaaaaaatgtttcctaaagtcatgggagctgtgctgttttctgactttgtaaatatgtccacgggtgttagacgggtggagtttgaaaaagtgctcagaattattgtttgtaagatggttgataattttatgggtgtctgccaagtcagctgccagacgtcggagtttcaatgtatcaatGGGAGTTTCAATCATTTATTAAATGATTAAGAgtaatttgcatattttattcAGTTAATCCCTTTCAATACAGTGTGACATaagtaattaacccttttgttactgtatttattttgagatgctctgtgtttctttcaattaattttaaatataacaaagaatttagtaaaataatttagttatcattaagttagtgttaggaacataaattgtgactaaggtttagtggaagattttaattgagaagttttgaaaacaagacatttgtattacagagccagagccggtttcagccaggttggtaacgaaagggttaactttcACCATGGCTACCCATTGGTTCTAAAATAaatgttgtaattattgttgttgctgtccctgACCGATCTGTTATTTAAGATGTTGGTAATGTTCtgtatttgtcttgttttccagaTTGGTTTCAGTACCCGCAAGGTTAACCGTCATGTAGAGTTCCCATTTCTCCTGGATATTGCACCATTCTGCAGTTCATTGAGTCAGGTAAACAGCAGGGGCTCATTCCTCAGCTTAACCCttccgttactgtatttatttcgagatgctctgtgtttctttcaattactttaaatatagatagattttttaataatatattattattattaatacaaggaaattaatatccaaactcatcataaagatatacccgtgtgaaagaacttattgtattaaaaatatatataaataaataaatataaaaatataaatataatgtataaaataaatttgatagttaaaaagttttgaattaatttttttaagtatCTTACAATCGTTTCGCAGAAGGGTtgtctctataatgaaatcctatattgataagcatttatagacaactcttctgctcttcagagatataaaatataaaatatgaatattgtatgatagtttttaaaaaaaatttgaagtaaaattgtaaaatgatgtttgtttgaaatgtaaaataaaaattaaaaattccta carries:
- the LOC115223207 gene encoding ubiquitin carboxyl-terminal hydrolase 45 isoform X3, producing MVLLTHTVKSSSYNMGKKNRLKSHRESVVNGSESSEESFVGQGCPHVNKAVNFAAMKKSLLKEKFGICKDCPKKTENKKISDTSLAVNGDDYEGTLWVCLLCGNQGCDRNSTSKHALKHYENSHSCHFIVINTTSWTAWCYVCDDEVPVEKNKKIMECLDFLKKEAGISNLDSVQKDSSLQSLNDSKRNKTKTASKLTNSALNVRIKGISNLGNTCFLNAVLQNLSQTHGLETILKDVNKKSALRLPGCQPIETDSCSDISDDNSDEENSKDNTQRIARISSLVWRMFTKERRSFRAEITSGIPANGPKNQPPIDIGITDAGPLTRSLLKFLHDMSNSSSNNSVIHPDTLFGQICKKAPRFKGFQQQDSHELLHTLLDVMRTEEIERAHMGIKHYFKVNLNKINNKTHSKIKEYCRQAKYTFIDRLFGGHLISTVSCGVCQHMSQIFEPFLDLSLPVIEEKPLRPNLSVGTKKKDSANGYSHETAPVVENVAKPMSKYAERKLKRQTKKEKRKMNKARNQLSQLSLEEKTEAEGNESKCEQEKANNEEDENGEDEEEEEEEVENEKESQEKAEETRSNCKEDTSDADIEDNIDNEGNRLQNKENRSISKSKLDESSGSLKKDSEKDEESTLKESISTNHVENSSVDSLQHPLETLDQNATYCTETGNIENKISYETNRLPSLELNENVISRGSLDKDSSLNDMEEDSNRMASFDTFSSMEIANHTDSSIKPSFSDELEKGAIEASESVSKCFSTETLPEAPAKMVSIHEEIQCEGENNSHGLGHTLSSVATKSSMCVAQMLSNCSQGPPLAHPEEGDLDDLDDKEYVNMSSIKRQAQAKSMSTLTPRSRLTTRKCSILSSLHQFTSAELLTGNNKVRCKNCSQRKEKHSSSNKKEAIYTNASKQFLIFRPPAILTLHLKRFEQIGFSTRKVNRHVEFPFLLDIAPFCSSLSQYVKAGQKKVLYSLYGIVEHSGRLSGGHYTAYIKVCKNNLNKANNFVAQKRLNPKEYIMQYRESLLKGDSNISAAETEEEEVDPESLVPTGKWYHISDTLVREVPESLVEKAQAYLLFYERIY
- the LOC115223207 gene encoding ubiquitin carboxyl-terminal hydrolase 45 isoform X4, with amino-acid sequence MVLLTHTVKSSSYNMGKKNRLKSHRESVVNGSESSEESFVGQGCPHVNKAVNFAAMKKSLLKEKFGICKDCPKKTENKKISDTSLAVNGDDYEGTLWVCLLCGNQGCDRNSTSKHALKHYENSHSCHFIVINTTSWTAWCYVCDDEVPVEKNKKIMECLDFLKKEAGISNLDSVQKDSSLQSLNDSKRNKTKTASKLTNSALNVRIKGISNLGNTCFLNAVLQNLSQTHGLETILKDVNKKSALRLPGCQPIETDSCSDISDDNSDEENSKDNTQRIPPIDIGITDAGPLTRSLLKFLHDMSNSSSNNSVIHPDTLFGQICKKAPRFKGFQQQDSHELLHTLLDVMRTEEIERAHMGIKHYFKVNLNKINNKTHSKIKEYCRQAKYTFIDRLFGGHLISTVSCGVCQHMSQIFEPFLDLSLPVIEEKPLRPNLSVGTKKKDSANGYSHETAPVVENVAKPMSKYAERKLKRQTKKEKRKMNKARNQLSQLSLEEKTEAEGNESKCEQEKANNEEDENGEDEEEEEEEVENEKESQEKAEETRSNCKEDTSDADIEDNIDNEGNRLQNKENRSISKSKLDESSGSLKKDSEKDEESTLKESISTNHVENSSVDSLQHPLETLDQNATYCTETGNIENKISYETNRLPSLELNENVISRGSLDKDSSLNDMEEDSNRMASFDTFSSMEIANHTDSSIKPSFSDELEKGAIEASESVSKCFSTETLPEAPAKMVSIHEEIQCEGENNSHGLGHTLSSVATKSSMCVAQMLSNCSQGPPLAHPEEGDLDDLDDKEYVNMSSIKRQAQAKSMSTLTPRSRLTTRKCSILSSLHQFTSAELLTGNNKVRCKNCSQRKEKHSSSNKKEAIYTNASKQFLIFRPPAILTLHLKRFEQIGFSTRKVNRHVEFPFLLDIAPFCSSLSQYVKAGQKKVLYSLYGIVEHSGRLSGGHYTAYIKVCKNNLNKANNFVAQKRLNPKEYIMQYRESLLKGDSNISAAETEEEEVDPESLVPTGKWYHISDTLVREVPESLVEKAQAYLLFYERIY